The genome window ATATATTGCCTATGGCTTTGGCTGCCTTTTTTTGCTTAACTTTTTGCGGAGAAATTAAACATGGCAAAGTTAAAACCCAAAAGCCCTTCGGCCTCTAACGCAACCTTTACCCATTTGGTGTTACCGTCCGACACGAATGTCTTGGGTGGTGCCTTTGGGGGGCGCGTGATGGAATGGATAGACAAAGCCGCTGCCATTGTGGCCCAACGCCACTGCCGGCGCATTGCAGTGACAGCCAGCATGGATAATTTGCATTTCATTTCTCCTATTAAATTAGGAGACGTGGTGATTTTACAGGCTTCGGTTAATTACACCCACCACACTTCCCTTGAAGTGGGTGTTCGGGTAACGGCTGAAAATCCTCTCACCGGTGAACGTCGCCACACAGCCAGTAGTTATCTGACCTTTGTAGCCATTGATGAAAATGGCCGCCCCACGACTATTCCTGCCTTGCTTTGCCGAACCAAAAACGAAAAGCGCCGTTTTAAAGAGGCCGAAACTCGGCGTCAAGAACGTTTACGCTGGAAACGCATTAAAGAAAAAAACTTACTAAGGAGTTGATATTAAACTACACATCTTGCTGCTGATAATGGCTTAATACTGCGTCAGGCTCATCAAAAGTCCTCGACGTAGCGCTTTGGCTACGCCTCCGGGCTTTTGACTTCGCCTTCCTTGTCTTAAGCCATTATCATTGCAATCTGTATAGTTTAATATCAACACCTTAGTGGCCTCCTATGGCAAAAAGAATTAGAATCTTTTTTTCACTTTTTTGGTTGGCCTCGTTGACGATTCATCTTTCGATTTTACTGGGCCTCGACCGGTTCAGTTTTTCAAATGAACCAGCTCAAAACCCCCCCGATAGTAAAGTCGTGTGGGTTGAAACCAAAAATTTATCTTTAGTTGATTTACCCAAACCTCAAAAAGAAGAACGCCCTAAAGTTGCCAAATTCAAAAGCACTTATAACAGCAAAGTTAACCAAGAAACCGTGGCCGCTCAAAAAAATCCCCACGCTACCCTAACCGACCATTCCCAAGGCAAGGTGACCCAGCAAAGTTCCCGCCCAACTCAAAACACTCCTAAAATTGCCCCTTTCCCCAATTCTAAATCAAAAGTTTATGAACCCCCGGTCAATGGAGAAAGTTTTAATGAAACCGCCTGGGATCGTTTCAATCACGATTTTATGCCCATGATTAAGGTTGGAGAAAAAACTTGGGTCAATGCCTACGGCATGCCCGATGCTCAATATTTTACCATGCTCAAACGTATTTTTCGTTTACGCTTCAACCCTGCGCCGCCGCTCCGCGCCTATTTCAGAGGTCACCCCATCGATGTTCGGCGAGTACGGGTTACCATGGTGGTTACCCTTGATGAACGCGGCCGGCTTAAAAAATTAGCCGTTTTAAGCCCATCGGGGATTACAAATTATGACAACGAATCACTGCGCACGGTGCTACAATCCTCACCCTTTACTTCACCCCCCAAAAGTCTACTTTATCAAGGCGACCTTGAGATGAAATGGACTTTTATTACTTATATTTTATAAGAATCGGTGAAAGATTTTTTGAGAAGTGGGAAGAGGCTACTCGAAACCCCAATGCTTAAGGGTTGAGAGAGCCTCTGCCGACTTCTCAAAAAATCTTTCTTAGGTCCTTATAAATGTTAAGGCCGATCCCCAAAATTCTGAGCTAATATATCCAAGAACTTACCCAAAAATACCGGGCTACGAATTTGATCGACATGATCGAGATCGTCAACAACTGCAATTCCCCTTGCTTGAAAGAGCCCTTTTCGACCCGGCACCACCCGGTCTCCATCATTATTAAGCACCACTGAAACTCCTCTGAA of Deltaproteobacteria bacterium contains these proteins:
- a CDS encoding TonB C-terminal domain-containing protein, with amino-acid sequence MAKRIRIFFSLFWLASLTIHLSILLGLDRFSFSNEPAQNPPDSKVVWVETKNLSLVDLPKPQKEERPKVAKFKSTYNSKVNQETVAAQKNPHATLTDHSQGKVTQQSSRPTQNTPKIAPFPNSKSKVYEPPVNGESFNETAWDRFNHDFMPMIKVGEKTWVNAYGMPDAQYFTMLKRIFRLRFNPAPPLRAYFRGHPIDVRRVRVTMVVTLDERGRLKKLAVLSPSGITNYDNESLRTVLQSSPFTSPPKSLLYQGDLEMKWTFITYIL
- a CDS encoding acyl-CoA thioesterase, which encodes MAKLKPKSPSASNATFTHLVLPSDTNVLGGAFGGRVMEWIDKAAAIVAQRHCRRIAVTASMDNLHFISPIKLGDVVILQASVNYTHHTSLEVGVRVTAENPLTGERRHTASSYLTFVAIDENGRPTTIPALLCRTKNEKRRFKEAETRRQERLRWKRIKEKNLLRS